One Budorcas taxicolor isolate Tak-1 chromosome 13, Takin1.1, whole genome shotgun sequence DNA window includes the following coding sequences:
- the STK35 gene encoding serine/threonine-protein kinase 35, whose product MGHQEPPLARLRAGRAAYIKRLRKGLSWREHVESRGSPDAQLSPESTAAVTRAVAGAVARPTRAAASRAAPYPRQPCPGADHPQPGALGGKRAARKWKGAGQVTIQGPALPRPGAGRRDETGGSRAAPLLLPPPPAAMETGEEDGARRGTQSPERKRRSPVPRALSAKLRPAAAAQAMDPVAAEAPGEAYLARRRPEGGGGSARPRYSLLAEIGRGSYGVVYEAVAGRSGARVAVKKIRCDAPENVELALAEFWALTSLKRRHQNVVQFEECVLQRNGLAQRMSHGNKSSQLYLRLVETSLKGERILGYAEEPCYLWFVMEFCEGGDLNQYVLSRRPDPATNKSFMLQLTSAIAFLHKNHIVHRDLKPDNILITERSGTPILKVADFGLSKVCAGLAPRGKEGNPDNKNVNVNKYWLSSACGSDFYMAPEVWEGHYTAKADIFALGIIIWAMIERITFIDSETKKELLGTYIKQGTEIVPVGEALLENPKMELHIPQKRRTSMSEGIKQLLKDMLAANPQDRPDAFELETRMDQVTCAA is encoded by the exons ATGGGCCACCAGGAGCCTCCGCTGGCCCGACTGAGGGCCGGACGTGCGGCTTATATAAAAAGGTTACGTAAAGGGCTCAGCTGGCGCGAACACGTGGAGAGCCGCGGGAGCCCGGACGCCCAGCTGTCCCCCGAGAGCACTGCTGCCGTCACTCGTGCAGTAGCAGGCGCCGTCGCCCGCCCGACTCGGGCCGCGGCCTCCCGCGCGGCTCCGTACCCGAGGCAGCCCTGTCCCGGGGCGGACCATCCCCAGCCGGGGGCCTTAGGAGGGAAACGCGCTGCCCGGAAGTGGAAGGGCGCCGGCCAG GTCACAATCCAAGGTCCCGCTCTTCCGCGTCCCGGGGCCGGACGGAGGGATGAGACAGGGGGGTCCCGGGCAGCGCCGTTGCTGCTCCCCCCGCCGCCCGCAGCCATGGAAACGGGGGAGGAGGACGGCGCTCGCAGAGGTACACAAAGCCCCGAGCGGAAAAGGCGAAGCCCAGTGCCGCGGGCGCTCAGCGCGAAGCTGAGGCCGGCGGCAGCGGCCCAGGCCATGGATCCGGTGGCGGCCGAGGCCCCGGGCGAGGCCTACCTGGCGCGGCGGCGGCCGGAGGGCGGCGGCGGGTCGGCGCGGCCGCGCTACAGTCTGTTGGCGGAGATCGGGCGCGGCAGCTACGGCGTGGTGTACGAGGCAGTGGCCGGGCGCAGCGGGGCCCGGGTGGCGGTCAAGAAGATCCGCTGCGACGCCCCCGAGAACGTGGAGCTGGCGCTGGCCGAATTCTGGGCCCTGACCAGCCTCAAGCGGCGCCACCAGAATGTCGTGCAGTTTGAAGAGTGCGTCCTGCAGCGCAACGGGCTCGCCCAGCGCATGAGCCACGGCAACAAGAGCTCGCAGCTTTACCTGCGCCTGGTGGAGACCTCGCTTAAAG GAGAAAGGATCCTGGGTTATGCTGAGGAACCCTGCTATCTCTGGTTTGTCATGGAGTTCTGTGAAGGTGGAGACCTGAATCAGTATGTCCTATCCCGGAGGCCGGACCCAGCCACCAACAAGAGCTTCATGCTGCAGCTCACAAGCGCCATTGCCTTCCTGCACAAAAACCACATCGTGCACAGGGACCTAAAGCCAGACAACATCCTCATCACAGAGCGGTCTGGCACGCCCATCCTCAAGGTGGCAGACTTTGGACTAAGCAAGGTCTGTGCTGGTCTGGCCCCCCGAGGTAAAGAGGGCAATCCAGACAACAAAAATGTGAATGTGAATAAATACTGGCTGTCCTCAGCCTGTGGCTCAGACTTCTACATGGCccctgaagtctgggagggaCACTACACAGCCAAGGCTGACATCTTTGCCCTGGGCATTATCATCTGGGCAATGATAGAAAGAATCACTTTCATTGACTCTGAGACCAAGAAGGAGCTCCTGGGGACCTATATCAAACAGGGGACTGAGATCGTCCCTGTTGGTGAGGCGCTGCTAGAAAACCCAAAGATGGAGTTGCACATCCCCCAGAAACGCAGGACTTCCATGTCTGAGGGGATCAAGCAGCTCTTGAAAGATATGTTAGCTGCTAACCCACAGGACCGGCctgatgcctttgaacttgaAACCAGAATGGACCAGGTCACATGTGCTGCTTAA